The following coding sequences lie in one Porphyromonas asaccharolytica DSM 20707 genomic window:
- a CDS encoding HesA/MoeB/ThiF family protein, protein MDVTRTPQNSTGNTGIADSARYARQLQLPEIGPEGQRLLAQTSVAVVGAGGLGAPILYYLTAAGIGRIAIIDCDVVSPSNLQRQILYCESDLAQPKAIQAQKRLTALNSTLQIEAITERLNETNVATLLADYQIIVDATDNYPTRYLLDDYTRSTAKPLVHGAIEGWRGQCTIFAPSSSLRYRDLYSEPHSAEETVPPGVIGATAGVIGSIQASQTLQLALGQTPALLGKLLTVDLWHGSWHTFDLA, encoded by the coding sequence GTGGATGTAACTCGCACGCCCCAAAACAGCACTGGCAACACGGGCATCGCTGACAGCGCACGATACGCACGTCAGCTACAGCTCCCCGAGATAGGTCCCGAGGGTCAGCGACTCCTCGCTCAGACGAGCGTGGCAGTCGTTGGCGCTGGGGGCTTGGGTGCTCCTATACTCTACTACCTTACGGCAGCAGGCATCGGGCGCATCGCCATCATCGACTGCGATGTCGTCTCCCCGTCCAACCTCCAGCGTCAGATCCTCTACTGTGAGTCCGACCTCGCACAGCCCAAAGCTATCCAGGCGCAAAAGCGTCTCACCGCACTCAATAGTACCCTTCAGATCGAAGCGATCACCGAGCGACTCAATGAGACCAATGTGGCGACCCTACTGGCCGACTACCAGATCATCGTCGACGCTACGGACAACTACCCCACACGCTACCTCCTAGACGACTACACCCGCAGCACCGCCAAGCCGCTTGTGCATGGTGCCATCGAGGGATGGAGGGGACAGTGTACCATCTTCGCACCCTCTAGTAGTCTGCGCTACCGTGACCTGTACAGCGAGCCGCACAGCGCAGAGGAGACCGTACCGCCTGGCGTCATCGGCGCCACCGCTGGCGTCATCGGCAGCATCCAGGCGAGCCAAACGCTCCAGCTAGCCTTAGGGCAGACACCTGCCCTCCTCGGCAAGCTCCTCACCGTCGACCTGTGGCACGGCTCGTGGCACACCTTCGACCTCGCCTGA
- the thiH gene encoding 2-iminoacetate synthase ThiH, which yields MTFYDYKQQYNWEQECAEFDTFTAQDVEHAIATATPTLRDFKALISPAGDAYLDAMATKAQQLSIERFGKTIRMYEPLYLSNYCHNHCVYCGFNQENKIVRKVLTMEEVQAEAKAIADMGFTHILLVAGESPKHAGVEYYRQVIELIRHMFAQISIEVQPMSVEDYKVLVEAGAHYVCVYQETYNEESYPRFHPKGLKANYRFRLETPDRAAEAGFRKVGIGALLGLDNWRTDAFFTALHLDYLESHHWQTKYSISLPRLRPHVGSYMPADPINDRQMVQLICAYRIFDPEVEISLSTRESSAFRDMAVRIGANSMSAGSSTQPGGYVNPNPELEQFSINDSRSPEEMIAAIKAQGYEVIWKDWDQWM from the coding sequence ATGACATTCTACGATTATAAGCAACAGTACAATTGGGAGCAGGAGTGTGCTGAGTTTGACACCTTTACTGCTCAAGATGTAGAGCACGCCATCGCCACAGCCACGCCTACCCTACGCGACTTCAAGGCTCTCATCTCCCCCGCGGGAGATGCTTACCTAGACGCTATGGCGACCAAAGCGCAGCAACTCAGCATCGAGCGTTTTGGCAAGACCATACGCATGTATGAGCCTCTCTACCTCTCTAACTATTGCCACAACCACTGCGTCTACTGTGGGTTCAATCAGGAGAACAAGATCGTTCGCAAGGTACTCACCATGGAGGAGGTGCAGGCTGAGGCAAAAGCTATTGCCGACATGGGCTTCACCCATATCCTCCTCGTGGCTGGCGAGTCCCCCAAGCATGCAGGCGTCGAGTACTACCGTCAGGTCATCGAGCTCATCCGCCACATGTTCGCGCAAATATCCATCGAGGTACAGCCTATGTCTGTCGAGGACTACAAAGTTCTTGTCGAGGCGGGCGCACACTACGTCTGCGTCTATCAGGAGACCTACAACGAGGAGAGCTATCCACGCTTTCACCCCAAGGGGCTCAAGGCCAACTACCGCTTCCGCCTAGAGACACCCGACAGAGCTGCCGAGGCTGGCTTTCGCAAGGTCGGTATCGGTGCCCTCCTAGGACTAGACAACTGGCGCACGGACGCTTTCTTTACCGCACTACACCTAGACTATCTAGAGAGCCACCACTGGCAGACCAAGTACTCTATCTCACTACCCCGCCTGCGTCCGCACGTAGGCTCCTACATGCCCGCAGATCCGATCAACGACCGTCAGATGGTACAGCTCATCTGCGCTTACCGCATCTTCGACCCAGAGGTCGAGATCTCGCTATCCACACGCGAGAGCAGTGCCTTCAGAGATATGGCCGTACGCATCGGTGCCAACTCTATGAGCGCCGGAAGTAGCACACAGCCAGGCGGTTATGTCAATCCCAATCCCGAGCTAGAGCAGTTCTCTATCAACGACTCACGCTCTCCCGAAGAGATGATCGCTGCTATCAAAGCTCAGGGATACGAAGTCATCTGGAAAGACTGGGACCAGTGGATGTAA
- a CDS encoding thiazole synthase, whose product MQTKSLKIGDHDFTSRLFIGTGKFANNQLMSDALDASGSELITVALRRVETSAGLHDTLIESITRPNVIILPNTSGARTADEAIYAAQLAREALQTNWIKLEVHPDPKYLLPDAMETLRATEQLVKEGFIVMPYIQADPVLCKRLEEVGAPCVMPLGAPIGSNMGLTTRDMLRIIIAESTVPVVVDAGIGRPSHAAEAMELGADAVLVNTAISTAADPVAMATAFRKAVEAGRSAYEMGLHQPATDMTATATSPLQGFFD is encoded by the coding sequence ATGCAGACTAAGTCATTGAAAATCGGAGATCACGACTTCACCTCGCGCCTCTTCATCGGAACTGGCAAATTTGCCAACAATCAACTAATGTCAGACGCACTAGATGCCTCTGGCAGCGAGCTTATCACCGTCGCGCTTCGCCGAGTAGAGACCTCTGCAGGCCTCCACGATACACTCATTGAGAGCATCACACGCCCCAATGTCATCATCCTTCCTAATACCTCTGGCGCACGCACTGCCGACGAGGCGATCTATGCAGCACAGCTAGCCCGTGAGGCGCTACAGACCAACTGGATCAAACTAGAGGTACACCCTGACCCTAAGTACCTTCTTCCCGATGCTATGGAGACACTCCGCGCCACCGAGCAGCTCGTCAAGGAGGGCTTCATCGTCATGCCATACATACAGGCAGACCCTGTACTCTGTAAGCGACTCGAGGAGGTCGGTGCACCTTGCGTCATGCCCCTCGGCGCTCCAATCGGGAGCAATATGGGACTCACCACGCGAGACATGCTACGTATCATCATCGCCGAGAGTACCGTCCCCGTAGTTGTAGACGCCGGTATCGGTCGCCCCTCACACGCAGCCGAGGCTATGGAGCTTGGTGCCGATGCGGTACTCGTCAATACCGCTATCTCCACCGCTGCCGACCCTGTAGCTATGGCCACCGCCTTTAGAAAAGCTGTCGAGGCTGGTCGCTCAGCTTACGAAATGGGTCTGCACCAGCCCGCCACCGATATGACCGCCACCGCCACTTCACCACTCCAAGGATTCTTTGACTAA
- the thiE gene encoding thiamine phosphate synthase: MIVITPPERQYIEGLASDIIDVASNCICKVHLRIPGASETDFRKVLDSLEPAYHQHIVLCDHYALLAEYDVAGVYLPYRRVAEWRDIPLAPHQTIAVGAHSLQELQELPFTPDYALLSPLFDSISKEGYQGNSALLSCREELLKLPYPVYALGGITPERQETVAKAGYAGVAVLGDIWSQPQERRQERLDQYQTPAILTVAGHDPTSGAGIGVDTRIANDLSVQCYSVISTLTAQSLRRFVCATATPSDQLQTSLTTLLTDHPVTVAKIGMGQNLQQAVQIVAQMKALGVKRIIWDPILQPTAAEETQPHLWTEEQDKLATLLHEVSLVTPNKPETQALFGTDDPTELQRIAQEHGVAILLKGGHDTTSPHLVVNQLITRDGIYPFYTHRYDKSIHGTGCMLSAAIASYWAMEYSLVNSVQRACHYLTTIFAGQPNRPGRQLLCPKIFREDRKKQHLYAHFALQYVTNESDPDRLYNKVSQYLEAGGRWVQLRLKEATTEERIEMGLRLRTLTDRYNACLLINDDIIATIAVDADGVHLGKRDCPPQEARRTLGNKYIIGYTVNSRDDLPRALAANIDYIGVGPYRDTQTKALLAPILGLEGISQIAQQVQETDRSYTTPLIVAIGGIQPEDAETLLSKEDIDGIAVSGAIEHATDMAHTVSQLQCGTSNYPR; this comes from the coding sequence ATGATCGTCATCACACCGCCCGAACGTCAGTATATCGAAGGCTTAGCTAGCGATATCATTGATGTGGCGAGCAACTGTATCTGTAAGGTACACCTGCGCATACCGGGAGCTTCTGAGACAGACTTTAGAAAGGTCTTAGACAGTCTAGAGCCCGCCTATCACCAGCATATCGTGCTGTGTGATCACTATGCGCTACTGGCGGAGTATGACGTGGCGGGCGTCTACCTACCCTATCGTCGTGTGGCGGAGTGGAGGGATATTCCTCTCGCTCCTCACCAGACGATAGCGGTCGGTGCGCATTCGCTTCAAGAGCTACAGGAGCTACCTTTCACACCAGACTACGCCTTGCTCAGCCCGCTCTTTGATAGCATTAGCAAGGAGGGCTATCAGGGCAACTCCGCCTTACTCTCTTGTCGGGAGGAATTGCTCAAGCTCCCTTACCCCGTCTACGCTCTTGGGGGCATCACCCCCGAGCGGCAAGAGACCGTCGCAAAGGCGGGCTACGCTGGGGTCGCGGTACTGGGAGACATCTGGTCGCAGCCGCAGGAACGACGACAAGAGCGTCTGGATCAGTACCAAACGCCCGCCATCCTGACCGTTGCGGGTCACGATCCTACATCGGGAGCTGGTATCGGTGTAGACACCCGCATCGCAAATGATCTGAGCGTGCAGTGCTACAGCGTTATCTCTACGCTCACGGCACAGAGCCTACGTCGCTTCGTCTGCGCTACCGCTACACCGTCCGACCAACTTCAGACATCACTAACAACGCTTCTCACCGACCACCCCGTCACCGTGGCTAAGATCGGTATGGGGCAGAACTTGCAGCAGGCGGTGCAGATCGTTGCGCAGATGAAGGCGCTAGGCGTCAAGCGAATCATTTGGGACCCTATCCTCCAGCCCACAGCCGCCGAGGAGACGCAGCCCCACCTTTGGACAGAAGAGCAGGACAAGCTCGCAACCCTATTGCATGAGGTGAGCCTCGTCACACCCAACAAGCCTGAGACTCAGGCGCTCTTCGGTACAGACGATCCCACAGAGCTCCAGCGCATCGCTCAGGAGCACGGCGTGGCTATCCTCCTAAAGGGTGGACACGATACCACTTCGCCACATCTTGTGGTCAACCAACTGATCACCCGTGACGGCATCTATCCCTTCTATACGCATCGCTATGACAAGTCAATCCACGGCACTGGCTGTATGCTCTCCGCAGCGATCGCCAGCTACTGGGCTATGGAGTACAGCCTCGTAAACTCTGTGCAGCGGGCTTGTCACTACCTCACCACTATCTTTGCGGGGCAACCAAACCGTCCTGGGCGACAGCTACTCTGTCCCAAGATATTTAGAGAGGATCGGAAGAAGCAGCATCTGTACGCACACTTTGCCCTACAGTATGTGACCAACGAGTCAGACCCCGACAGACTATATAATAAGGTATCGCAATACCTTGAGGCGGGCGGGCGCTGGGTGCAGCTACGACTCAAGGAGGCGACCACCGAAGAGCGCATCGAGATGGGCTTGCGCCTGCGCACGCTGACCGACCGCTACAACGCCTGCTTACTCATCAACGACGACATCATCGCCACCATCGCTGTAGACGCTGACGGGGTCCACCTCGGCAAGCGCGACTGCCCTCCGCAAGAGGCGCGGCGCACCCTAGGCAATAAGTACATCATCGGCTATACGGTCAATAGCCGTGACGACCTACCCCGTGCCTTGGCAGCCAACATTGACTACATCGGTGTGGGTCCCTATCGAGACACACAGACCAAGGCTCTCCTCGCTCCTATCCTGGGCTTAGAGGGGATCTCGCAGATCGCTCAGCAAGTTCAAGAGACGGATCGCAGCTACACCACTCCTCTGATCGTAGCTATCGGAGGCATACAGCCAGAAGATGCTGAGACGCTCTTAAGCAAGGAAGACATTGACGGCATCGCTGTGAGCGGTGCCATCGAGCACGCCACCGATATGGCTCATACCGTATCGCAGTTACAGTGTGGCACATCAAACTATCCAAGATAA
- the thiC gene encoding phosphomethylpyrimidine synthase ThiC yields MKQKDQTDNLNISQGPLPGSTKIYVTGSRPDIRVPMRRITLSDTIDEEGVRHNNGSVVVYDTSGPYTDPDYHVDPHQGLPKIRQQWIEERGDTTRLKEQSSEYGRKRRQDASLDHLRFAHLNDQPLIGTEEHPVTQLYYARQGIITPEMEYVAIRENQLMDEIREQYPQHPGESFGANIPERITPEFVRDEIAAGRAILPNNINHPESEPMIIGRNFLVKINANIGNSPITSSIQEEVEKAVWAIRWGADTIMDLSTGRNIHETREWIIRNSPVPVGTVPLYQALEKVKGQADKLTWELYRDTLIEQAEQGVDYFTIHAGLRWQFVPLTMKRLTGIVSRGGAIMANWCTTHKQESFLYEHFDEICQICARYDVGISIGDGLRPGSIADANDEAQFAELRTLGELSRIADKHCVQVLIEGPGHVPMQRIKENMDLQLDLCNEAPFYTLGPLVTDIAPGYDHITSAIGGAMIAWRGTAMLCYVTRKEHLGLPNKDDVKEGVVTFKLAAHAADLAKGHPGAYYRDYAMSKARYEFRWKDQFHLALDSETALQYHDETLPAEGHKEAHFCSMCGEHFCSMRASRQLQKRIEDDK; encoded by the coding sequence ATGAAGCAAAAAGATCAAACGGACAATCTAAACATCTCTCAGGGTCCACTCCCTGGCTCTACTAAGATATATGTCACTGGCTCTCGCCCCGACATTCGCGTGCCGATGCGTCGCATCACACTCTCTGACACCATCGACGAGGAGGGTGTACGACACAACAACGGCTCGGTCGTAGTCTACGACACCTCGGGACCCTACACCGATCCCGACTATCATGTCGATCCGCACCAAGGGCTACCTAAGATACGCCAGCAGTGGATCGAGGAGCGTGGCGACACGACGAGACTGAAAGAGCAGAGCTCGGAGTATGGTCGCAAGCGGAGACAAGACGCTTCGCTAGATCATCTGCGCTTTGCCCATCTCAATGATCAGCCGCTCATAGGCACCGAGGAGCATCCTGTCACGCAGCTATACTATGCTCGTCAGGGGATCATCACCCCCGAGATGGAGTATGTCGCTATCCGTGAGAATCAGCTCATGGACGAGATCCGAGAGCAGTACCCGCAGCATCCAGGCGAGAGCTTTGGAGCTAATATTCCTGAGCGCATCACCCCTGAGTTCGTTCGTGACGAGATCGCTGCTGGACGAGCTATCCTCCCCAACAACATCAACCACCCGGAGAGCGAGCCGATGATCATCGGACGCAACTTCCTCGTCAAGATCAATGCCAACATTGGCAACTCGCCCATCACCTCCTCTATCCAAGAGGAAGTCGAGAAGGCGGTCTGGGCTATCCGCTGGGGTGCTGACACCATCATGGATCTCTCCACAGGACGCAATATCCACGAGACGAGAGAGTGGATCATTCGCAACTCGCCAGTACCTGTAGGCACCGTGCCTCTATACCAAGCTTTGGAAAAGGTCAAGGGACAGGCAGACAAGCTCACCTGGGAGCTCTACCGAGACACGCTCATCGAGCAGGCGGAGCAGGGTGTCGACTACTTCACCATCCACGCCGGCTTACGCTGGCAGTTCGTTCCGCTAACGATGAAGCGCCTCACCGGTATCGTCTCTCGTGGCGGTGCCATCATGGCGAACTGGTGTACGACGCACAAGCAGGAGAGCTTCCTCTACGAGCACTTTGACGAGATCTGTCAGATCTGCGCTCGCTACGACGTAGGTATCAGTATCGGTGACGGCTTGCGTCCTGGCTCTATCGCTGACGCCAACGATGAGGCGCAGTTTGCCGAGCTACGTACGCTGGGCGAACTATCTCGCATTGCGGACAAGCATTGCGTGCAGGTCCTCATCGAGGGTCCTGGTCACGTACCTATGCAGCGCATCAAGGAGAATATGGACTTGCAGCTAGACCTTTGCAACGAAGCTCCTTTCTACACGCTCGGGCCGTTGGTCACCGACATTGCCCCAGGCTATGACCACATAACTAGTGCCATAGGTGGTGCTATGATTGCGTGGCGTGGCACAGCGATGCTCTGCTACGTGACCCGCAAGGAGCACCTAGGTCTGCCCAACAAGGACGATGTCAAGGAGGGTGTCGTCACCTTCAAGCTAGCAGCCCACGCTGCCGACCTCGCCAAGGGACACCCAGGCGCTTACTACCGTGACTACGCTATGAGCAAGGCACGCTATGAGTTCCGCTGGAAGGATCAGTTCCACCTAGCACTCGACAGCGAGACAGCACTGCAGTATCACGACGAGACACTACCCGCTGAGGGGCACAAGGAGGCACACTTCTGCTCGATGTGTGGCGAGCACTTCTGCTCGATGCGTGCTAGTCGTCAGCTGCAGAAGCGCATTGAGGATGACAAGTAA
- the thiS gene encoding sulfur carrier protein ThiS — MQVTINKTPHDLPAGISLLEAISPVVATLDHTALAVNHRVIPRDAWATHQLCEGDAVTIITAAMGG; from the coding sequence ATGCAAGTAACGATCAATAAGACTCCACACGACCTGCCTGCAGGTATCTCGCTTCTAGAGGCGATATCGCCTGTCGTCGCTACGCTCGACCACACGGCACTAGCGGTCAATCATCGTGTCATACCACGTGATGCTTGGGCTACGCACCAGCTCTGTGAGGGTGATGCCGTCACGATCATTACCGCAGCGATGGGTGGTTAA
- a CDS encoding efflux RND transporter permease subunit, with the protein MRIVKLSIQRPIYVTVLFILLTVLGYLSFKSLSAELMPKFTPPLLNVQIIYPGASPSEVENSLTQKAEEVLSSMEGIDQMQSYSFEGMSMIMVSFDFGTDIDKAMTEAQNRLAAKRAELPREVFAPRISKVSVDEKPILILSARADIGSTELYDLVDKRIVPELSHIKGIANVDLVGGVEREIQINLDKGRMQDFGITPMMVQGAIRASNLDFPTGYLQSDLTQMAVRLSGKITSIEELRRLILRNVSGTPIRLEDVAEVVDGVKDPVKMGRVNGQEAILLNILKQSDANALQVSEAVGKQIQNLEEQYASEGLKVEVAQDTTTFTRNAISSVLTDLLLAILLVSLVILLFLHNVRNALIVMVVVPVSLISSFIGMRIFGFTLNMMSLLALSLVIGVLVDDAIVVIENVYRHMEMGKNRVRATWDALNEIGLTVVSVTLVLVVVFLPIIFTNSLVSDILRQFCGVIVISILFSLLAALTLVPLLTSRLGNIQPLRDDRPLGRMLTGFERGISRFANGISSLTRWGLSHRWALAGIVVVLMAAVLMLFPLGFINFEFQPYMDRQECIIQLEMPKDISMAESNQLVRKAENWLMQRPEVEKVVTMVGLTSDNSQSNKGSPYLAELDVKLRKTPEGTEAYVARIRKPLTDYLVDARVNVYSVSMTGTVSKAAVEYIISGADKDSVARYADKALALLSSVPGVIQPTLSVENATPEILVRVDRDKMSNLGLTLDNVGGMMQTLFQGNDQLRYTQGDYEYAINIRADKASRRSIEDVASLTVANPQGDLIQLSQFADVTLGIGPSRLERFNRNSSVTLRAQAYGVPAGAIAKQFMSQLSEEQMPQGVQIQTAGDMKKMSDSMSVLTTAILLSLLFIYLALVLLYNNWTDPLVVMIAIPLSIVGALLALAMSNTAMSIYAMLGMVMLIGLVAKNAILLVDFANEARGEGLPVDEALIQAVKLRTRPILMTALSTIIGMLPVALSRGSGAELRTGMAWVIIGGMALSTLLTLIVVPALYKAFHARQRTSAKPEVDIEALMQE; encoded by the coding sequence ATGAGAATCGTAAAGTTATCTATCCAACGACCCATCTACGTCACAGTACTCTTCATACTGCTGACCGTGCTGGGGTACTTGAGCTTCAAGAGCTTGAGTGCAGAGCTGATGCCTAAGTTTACACCGCCTCTGCTCAACGTACAGATCATCTACCCAGGCGCTTCGCCTAGCGAGGTGGAGAACTCGCTAACGCAAAAGGCCGAGGAGGTGCTCTCCAGCATGGAGGGTATCGACCAGATGCAGTCCTACTCTTTCGAGGGTATGTCGATGATTATGGTCTCCTTTGACTTTGGCACCGACATAGACAAGGCTATGACCGAGGCGCAAAACCGTCTCGCCGCCAAGCGTGCCGAGCTACCTCGTGAAGTTTTTGCTCCTCGTATCTCTAAGGTGTCGGTAGACGAGAAGCCTATCCTGATACTCTCCGCCAGAGCCGACATCGGCTCCACAGAGCTTTATGACCTTGTCGACAAGCGTATCGTCCCCGAGCTATCGCACATCAAGGGTATCGCCAATGTAGACCTCGTCGGCGGCGTAGAGCGTGAGATACAGATCAACCTAGACAAGGGGCGCATGCAGGACTTCGGCATCACACCGATGATGGTGCAGGGAGCCATCAGAGCGTCCAACCTCGACTTCCCGACGGGTTACCTGCAGAGCGACCTGACGCAGATGGCCGTACGTCTCTCGGGCAAGATCACCTCTATCGAGGAGCTACGCCGACTCATCCTGCGCAACGTCTCTGGGACACCTATACGTCTAGAGGATGTCGCTGAGGTGGTAGACGGAGTCAAAGATCCCGTCAAGATGGGACGTGTCAATGGTCAGGAGGCGATCCTGCTCAACATACTCAAGCAGTCCGATGCCAATGCACTCCAGGTGAGCGAAGCTGTCGGTAAGCAGATCCAAAACCTTGAGGAGCAGTACGCCTCTGAGGGGCTCAAAGTGGAGGTAGCGCAAGATACAACAACCTTCACACGCAATGCCATCAGCTCCGTGCTGACCGACCTCCTCCTAGCGATCCTACTCGTATCGCTCGTGATACTACTCTTCCTGCACAACGTGCGCAATGCGCTCATCGTGATGGTCGTCGTGCCGGTCTCACTCATCTCTTCCTTCATCGGGATGCGCATCTTCGGCTTCACGCTCAATATGATGTCGCTCCTAGCCCTCTCGCTAGTCATCGGCGTCCTCGTCGATGATGCTATCGTGGTCATCGAGAATGTCTACCGCCATATGGAGATGGGCAAGAACCGTGTCCGAGCCACTTGGGACGCGCTCAACGAGATCGGTCTCACCGTCGTCTCTGTGACCCTCGTCCTCGTGGTGGTCTTCCTACCGATCATCTTTACCAATTCGCTGGTCTCGGACATCTTGCGTCAGTTCTGCGGAGTCATCGTCATCTCCATCCTCTTCAGCCTGCTCGCTGCCCTCACCTTGGTGCCTCTGCTCACCTCTAGGCTGGGCAACATACAGCCGCTACGTGACGATCGTCCGCTGGGTCGTATGCTCACGGGCTTCGAGCGGGGCATCAGTCGCTTTGCCAATGGTATTTCGTCACTCACACGCTGGGGTCTAAGCCATCGCTGGGCTTTAGCAGGCATCGTTGTCGTGCTGATGGCTGCGGTGCTGATGCTCTTCCCCTTGGGCTTTATCAACTTTGAGTTCCAGCCCTACATGGACCGCCAGGAGTGTATCATACAGCTCGAAATGCCTAAGGACATCTCTATGGCTGAGTCTAACCAGCTCGTGCGCAAAGCTGAGAACTGGCTCATGCAGCGCCCCGAGGTGGAGAAGGTGGTGACCATGGTCGGACTAACAAGTGACAACAGCCAGAGCAACAAAGGCTCCCCCTACCTTGCTGAGCTAGATGTCAAGCTCCGGAAGACACCCGAAGGTACTGAAGCCTACGTGGCTCGTATCCGCAAGCCTCTGACCGACTACCTCGTCGATGCGCGTGTCAATGTCTATAGTGTGAGCATGACTGGTACCGTCTCCAAGGCGGCTGTCGAGTACATCATCTCAGGTGCGGACAAGGACTCCGTGGCTCGCTATGCGGACAAGGCTCTGGCGCTCCTGAGCTCCGTGCCTGGAGTCATACAGCCTACCCTTTCGGTCGAAAACGCTACCCCCGAGATTCTCGTGCGGGTGGATCGCGACAAGATGTCCAATCTGGGGCTAACGCTAGACAACGTGGGGGGTATGATGCAGACCCTCTTCCAGGGCAATGACCAGCTCCGCTACACGCAGGGAGACTACGAGTATGCGATAAATATACGTGCCGACAAGGCCTCTCGTCGCTCTATCGAAGATGTGGCAAGTCTCACCGTTGCCAATCCACAAGGCGACCTGATACAGTTGTCGCAGTTTGCCGATGTCACGCTCGGCATCGGGCCTAGTCGCTTGGAGCGCTTCAACCGCAACAGCTCGGTGACCCTGCGCGCACAAGCCTACGGCGTGCCAGCAGGCGCTATCGCCAAGCAGTTTATGAGCCAGCTCAGCGAGGAGCAGATGCCCCAAGGCGTACAGATACAGACCGCTGGAGATATGAAGAAAATGTCAGACTCGATGAGCGTCCTCACCACTGCCATCCTGCTCTCTCTACTCTTTATCTACCTAGCTCTCGTCTTGCTGTACAACAACTGGACAGACCCGCTCGTCGTCATGATCGCTATCCCGCTATCTATCGTGGGGGCTCTTCTCGCCTTAGCTATGAGCAATACCGCCATGAGCATCTACGCTATGCTCGGCATGGTGATGCTGATCGGTCTCGTTGCTAAGAATGCGATCCTACTGGTGGACTTTGCCAACGAAGCTCGTGGCGAGGGCTTGCCCGTAGACGAAGCGCTCATTCAGGCGGTCAAGCTTCGTACACGACCGATCCTCATGACGGCACTGTCGACCATCATCGGTATGCTCCCCGTAGCGCTCTCACGCGGCTCGGGTGCTGAGCTACGCACCGGTATGGCGTGGGTCATCATCGGCGGTATGGCGCTCTCCACGTTGCTGACGCTGATTGTCGTGCCAGCTCTCTACAAAGCCTTCCACGCTAGGCAGCGTACCAGCGCCAAGCCAGAGGTCGATATAGAGGCACTGATGCAGGAGTAA
- a CDS encoding efflux RND transporter periplasmic adaptor subunit, giving the protein MKRKVYLPITIVLAIGLIVLVLVLNKKSTTAKTQALLAEESAVAVRTEVVSESDYTADFTANGLVEGVQDLSFVSSLGGRIVSLYADEGDHVSKGKLLIQLDAETLRADAEASRVAYEAAKKDYERFQQAHDQGGVTDQQLSTMHTQMVAAQGRYISSRSRLTDASIKAPISGQIYKRYVEVGSYVNPGTKLFDIVDDSQLKASCFVTERQRLQLTKGQTVTVESELYPGQTITGKISMVGDKANHALAFPVDVTLDKQSAEGLRPGMYVSVSFGSQQETHGILIPRRAIVGSVKDAHVYVVEQGEAKQKAITAGSLIGDRIEVLSGLQAGDSVIVAGLINVSDGLPVKTINE; this is encoded by the coding sequence ATGAAACGAAAAGTCTATCTACCGATAACCATCGTACTAGCTATCGGACTCATCGTACTAGTCCTAGTACTGAACAAGAAATCCACCACCGCCAAGACACAAGCCCTCCTCGCTGAGGAGTCGGCCGTGGCTGTACGCACAGAGGTAGTCAGCGAGAGCGACTATACCGCAGACTTCACTGCCAATGGGCTCGTGGAGGGTGTACAAGATCTATCCTTCGTCTCTAGCCTCGGCGGACGCATCGTCTCGCTCTATGCCGACGAGGGCGACCATGTATCCAAGGGCAAGCTCCTCATACAGCTCGATGCCGAGACACTTCGAGCCGATGCCGAGGCTAGTCGTGTGGCTTACGAAGCGGCTAAAAAGGACTACGAGCGCTTCCAGCAAGCGCACGATCAGGGTGGTGTGACCGACCAGCAGCTCTCGACGATGCACACACAGATGGTTGCAGCCCAGGGGCGATATATATCTAGCCGCAGTCGCCTTACTGATGCCTCTATCAAGGCGCCTATCTCAGGACAGATCTACAAGCGCTACGTAGAGGTCGGTAGCTATGTCAACCCAGGCACGAAGCTCTTTGACATCGTCGATGACTCCCAGCTCAAGGCTAGCTGCTTCGTAACCGAGCGCCAGCGTTTGCAGCTTACCAAGGGGCAGACGGTCACCGTGGAGAGTGAGCTTTATCCAGGTCAGACGATCACGGGTAAGATTTCAATGGTAGGTGACAAGGCAAACCATGCGCTCGCCTTCCCCGTGGATGTGACGCTAGACAAGCAAAGCGCCGAAGGGCTTCGCCCTGGTATGTATGTCTCCGTATCCTTCGGCAGTCAGCAGGAGACACACGGCATCTTGATACCCCGCCGCGCTATCGTCGGCAGCGTCAAGGATGCACACGTTTATGTCGTAGAGCAGGGCGAGGCTAAACAAAAAGCGATCACCGCTGGCTCTCTCATCGGTGACCGCATCGAGGTGCTGAGCGGACTACAAGCTGGCGACAGCGTCATCGTAGCCGGACTCATCAATGTATCGGACGGACTTCCCGTCAAGACTATCAACGAGTGA